From a region of the Tateyamaria omphalii genome:
- the rpsS gene encoding 30S ribosomal protein S19 produces the protein MSRSVWKGPFVDSYVLKKAEAARESGRNEVIKIWSRRSTILPQFVGLTFGVYNGQKHIPVNVSEEMIGQKFGEYSPTRTYYGHAADKKAKRK, from the coding sequence ATGTCTCGTTCAGTCTGGAAAGGTCCGTTTGTCGACAGCTATGTGCTGAAGAAAGCGGAAGCGGCGCGCGAGAGCGGTCGCAACGAAGTCATCAAGATCTGGTCCCGTCGGTCCACCATCCTGCCCCAGTTCGTGGGGCTGACCTTTGGTGTGTACAACGGCCAGAAGCATATTCCCGTGAACGTGTCCGAAGAGATGATCGGTCAGAAGTTCGGGGAATATTCGCCCACGCGGACCTATTACGGTCACGCCGCTGACAAGAAGGCGAAACGCAAATGA